The nucleotide window TCAAGTCCGGGCTGCGCCACGTCGGCGGGGAACCGCGGGCTCTGCATCTCTATGCCGATGCCGGCGCCGAGGCGGACGTCGAGTCCGCATGGACCGAGACGCTCGGGGACCGCGGCCTCGTTCTCCCGAAGACGGAAGCCATCGCCCGCGGATACTTCGGACCCGTCGCAGCGCACGTCAACCCGCGGATCGGAGACCTCATCGTCATCTGCTCCGACGGATTCGCCGTCGTCGATTCGGACGTGGAATCCGCCTCGGCGCTGGCCCTCGTCGGTCACCACGGCTCGACGACCGAACGCGAACTGCAGATCCCGCTCCTCGTCGTCTGAGAACGACAGTTAGGATGACTGACGTGACTTTTCCTCGAATCGGTGTCATCGGCGGCGGTCAGCTGGCACGTATGCTCGCTCCCGCCGCAGAAGCCCTCGGCATCCGCTTCTCCGTGTTCGCGGAGACCGCCGATGCTCCCGCCACTCAGGTCATCAATGAGGTGACCGTCGGCGACTATACGGACTATCCGAGCCTCAAGGCCTTCGCCGAGACCGTCGATGTCGTGACCTTCGACCACGAACACGTCCCGCCCGAGCACCTCGAAGCCCTCGTCGCGGCCGGCCACGCCGTGCGCCCGGGACCGCAGGCGCTCATCTTCGCGCAGGACAAGATCCGGATGCGCACGAAGATGGATGAGCTGGGACTGCCGAACCCGGCCTGGGCGGAGATCACCTCCGAGGCCGACATCACGGCCTTCGCCGATCGCGTCGGATACCCCTTCATCCTCAAGACGCCGCGCGGCGGCTACGACGGCAAGGGCGTGCGTGTCATCGAACGCCTCGATGAGGCCGTCGAATGGCTCTCCGAGGTCCCGCAGCTGCTCGCCGAGGAGAAGGTCGACTTCACCCGTGAGCTGGCGGTCATGGTCGCACGCTCCCCGATGGGGCAGACAGCAGTGTGGCCGGTCGTCGAGACCTGGCAGGAGAACGGCATCTGCAAGGAGGCCATCGCGCCGGCACCCGATCTGTCAGCGGAGAAGGCACGGACCATCACCGAGGCGATCCTCACCGTCGCGGGCACCCTCGACGTCACCGGTGTGATGGCGATGGAGATGTTCGAGACCGCCGATGGATTCCTCATCAACGAGTTCGCGATGCGCCCCCACAACACTGGGCACTGGACCCAGGACGGGGCGGTGACGAGTCAGTTCGAGCAGCATCTGCGTGCCGTCCTCGATCTGCCGCTGGGCAGCCCCGCGGCCCGGGAGGAAGTGTCCGTGATGGTCAACATCCTCGGTGCCGATCACGAGGACCTCTACCAGCCGTATCTGCATGTCATGGCCCACGACCCGGCCGTCAAGGTCCACCTCTACGGCAAATCCGTGCGTCCCGGACGCAAGGTCGGCCATGTCAACGCCTACGGGGAGGACCGCGCGCACGTGGTGGCGCGGGCTCGCCATGCCGCTGACTTCATCGCCGGCGTCGATGTCGACCCGCACCCGCAGATGCCCGCACCGGAGAACCTCCTGGCCGACTCCGACGCCGGCACCGAACTCTGAGCCTGCACCGAACTGCCCATCCTGCACCGTCTGCGACGAAGGAAGCACAGATGACCACAGCACACGAGACCACAGTGACAGCGGCTCCGGTCGGAATCGTCATGGGCTCGGATTCGGACTGGCCGACGATGCGCGCGGCCGCCGAGGCGCTCGAGGAGCTCGGCATCGCATCCACCGCCGAGGTGGTCTCCGCCCATCGCATGCCCGAAGACATGGTGGAATGGGCGAAATCCGCAGCCGACCGCGGGCTGAGGGTGATCATCGCGGGGGCCGGGGGAGCGGCCCACCTGCCCGGCATGATCGCCTCGATGACCTCTCTGCCGGTCATCGGCGTTCCCGTGCCGCTGAAATACCTCGACGGCATGGACTCTCTGCTGTCGATCGTGCAGATGCCCGGGGGAGTGCCGGTGGCGACCGTGTCGATCGGCGGAGCGAAGAACGCGGGCCTCCTCGCCGCCCGCATCCTCGGCGCAGGAGCGGATGAGGAGGCTGCCGCGGTGAGGCAGCGTCTGGACACCTATCGACAGGAGCTGCGGCAGGTTGCTCTCGACAAAGGCAGGGCTCTGCAGGAATAATAGATCTTGCTGAACGTACGATAAGTCTTAGGAGAATGATGTTCGACCTCTACCAACCTGCCGAAGAGCATGAAGAGATCCGTGCAGCCGTGCGCGATATCGTCGAGAAGAGGATCACTCCGTACGCGGCGGAGGTCGATGCGGATTCCCGTTACCCGCGCGAGGCCCACGACGCCCTCGTGGAGACTGATTTCTTCGCCGCCCACATCCCTGAGGAGTACGGGGGCATGGGAGCCGACGCACTGGCAGTGGCGATCATCATCGAAGAGGTGGCACGCGGCTGCGCTTCGTCCTCACTCATCCCGGCCGTGAACAAACTCGGCAGTCTGCCCGTTCAGCTCGGCGGCAGCGAAGAGATCAAGAAGAAGTACTTCCCCTCGGTCGCCTCCGGCGAAGCCGGATTCTCCTATGGACTGTCCGAGCGCGAGGCGGGTTCGGATACTGCATCCATGAAGACCCGCGCCGTCGCCGATGGCGATGACTGGATCCTCAACGGTGTGAAGACCTGGATCACGAACGCCGGGGAATCCGAGTACTACACGGTGATGGCCGTGACCGACCCCGACGGAGCGCGCGGCCGCAATATCTCGGCCTTCGTCGTCGAGAAGTCCGACGAGGGCTTCACCTTCGGTGAGAAGGAGCGCAAGCTGGGCATCAAGGGCTCACCTACTCGTGAGCTGCTCTTCGACAACGTCCGCCTGCCGGGGGACCGGATCGTCGGCAAACCCGGAGAGGGGCTCAAGATCGCCCTGCGCACCCTCGACCACACGCGTGTGACGATCGCATCGCAAGCCGTCGGCATCGCTCAGGGTGCCCTCGACTACGCCCTGGCCTACGTCAAGGAGCGTCAGCAGTTCGGCAAGAACATCGCCGAGAACCAGGCCATCCAGTTCATGCTCGCCGATATGGGCATGAAGCTCGAGGCCGCACGTCAGCTGACCTACACCGCTGCCGCAAAGAGCGAGCGGATGGACGACGATCTCACGTACTTCGGCGCGGCAGCGAAGGCCTTCGCCTCGGATGCTGCCATGGAGATCACCACTGACGCTGTGCAGCTGCTCGGCGGTGCCGGCTACGTCGTCGACCACCCGGTCGAGCGGATGATGCGCGATGCGAAGATCACCCAGATCTATGAGGGCACGAACCAGATCCAGCGGATGGTGATGGGCCGCAAGCTCATCGCCTGAGGCCGGTTCCGTCCCCTCTTCCCGGGGCGGGCACGGCTTTCACCCTGAGGCGCGCACAGCGCCGGCCGGGGCGTGTGACACGGGCACTGCAGATTCTCCCGCTCGGGGGAGTCTGCAGTGCCCGTTGCTCTGCCTGTGAAGAATCGCACATGCTCAGAATCCGACATGCGCGGCGCGGATGTGCCGGAATCGACGGTTCTCACGCGACACAATAGGTGAACACAGTGGACTCTGAACTGTTTTTGGCACAGTGGTCTGCGGTGGCATTCGGTGGAGAGAAGCGAACCGCGCGTGGTCACCGGCGGATGTCGAAACCAGCATCAGTCCGTGAACAGAGCGCGAAGCGAAGGGAAGTCAGTGGCCGAAACGAGATACGTGGACCCGATCCGCCACCCGTCGTATGCCTCGCAGCCGACGCGTGACGTTCGCGCCTGGCTGCTGCTCCTCGTCACCGTCCTCATCCCCGGCGGAGTCCAGCTCCTCTTCGGCCACCGCAGGTGGGCGAAGATCTCCCTGTCGATCACTGCCCTCAGTTGGATACTGCTGATCCTCGCCGGAATCGTCGTCCTCATCGACCGGACCTTCCTGTTCACCAT belongs to Brevibacterium spongiae and includes:
- a CDS encoding 5-(carboxyamino)imidazole ribonucleotide synthase: MTDVTFPRIGVIGGGQLARMLAPAAEALGIRFSVFAETADAPATQVINEVTVGDYTDYPSLKAFAETVDVVTFDHEHVPPEHLEALVAAGHAVRPGPQALIFAQDKIRMRTKMDELGLPNPAWAEITSEADITAFADRVGYPFILKTPRGGYDGKGVRVIERLDEAVEWLSEVPQLLAEEKVDFTRELAVMVARSPMGQTAVWPVVETWQENGICKEAIAPAPDLSAEKARTITEAILTVAGTLDVTGVMAMEMFETADGFLINEFAMRPHNTGHWTQDGAVTSQFEQHLRAVLDLPLGSPAAREEVSVMVNILGADHEDLYQPYLHVMAHDPAVKVHLYGKSVRPGRKVGHVNAYGEDRAHVVARARHAADFIAGVDVDPHPQMPAPENLLADSDAGTEL
- the purE gene encoding 5-(carboxyamino)imidazole ribonucleotide mutase, which encodes MTTAHETTVTAAPVGIVMGSDSDWPTMRAAAEALEELGIASTAEVVSAHRMPEDMVEWAKSAADRGLRVIIAGAGGAAHLPGMIASMTSLPVIGVPVPLKYLDGMDSLLSIVQMPGGVPVATVSIGGAKNAGLLAARILGAGADEEAAAVRQRLDTYRQELRQVALDKGRALQE
- a CDS encoding acyl-CoA dehydrogenase family protein, translated to MFDLYQPAEEHEEIRAAVRDIVEKRITPYAAEVDADSRYPREAHDALVETDFFAAHIPEEYGGMGADALAVAIIIEEVARGCASSSLIPAVNKLGSLPVQLGGSEEIKKKYFPSVASGEAGFSYGLSEREAGSDTASMKTRAVADGDDWILNGVKTWITNAGESEYYTVMAVTDPDGARGRNISAFVVEKSDEGFTFGEKERKLGIKGSPTRELLFDNVRLPGDRIVGKPGEGLKIALRTLDHTRVTIASQAVGIAQGALDYALAYVKERQQFGKNIAENQAIQFMLADMGMKLEAARQLTYTAAAKSERMDDDLTYFGAAAKAFASDAAMEITTDAVQLLGGAGYVVDHPVERMMRDAKITQIYEGTNQIQRMVMGRKLIA